A window of the Lolium perenne isolate Kyuss_39 chromosome 7, Kyuss_2.0, whole genome shotgun sequence genome harbors these coding sequences:
- the LOC127312685 gene encoding auxin-responsive protein SAUR36, whose translation MMSSKKLAQLSKKWQGIGTIGRRWATATDKGVHPSCSSVAGKGHFVVYSSNGRRFEIPLACLHTTVFEELLRMSQEEFGFTSDGRIILPCDTAMIEYVLCLLRREASEDVERALLSSITMTCRHPSRMVQAPTELNQQFSMWST comes from the coding sequence aTGATGAGCTCCAAGAAACTAGCTCAACTTTCCAAGAAGTGGCAGGGAATCGGTACAATCGGCCGAAGATGGGCCACGGCAACTGACAAGGGTGTCCACCCATCCTGCAGCTCAGTTGCAGGCAAGGGCCACTTCGTTGTCTACTCCTCCAATGGGAGGCGTTTCGAGATCCCCCTAGCGTGCCTCCACACGACGGTCTTCGAAGAGCTTCTGAGGATGTCTCAGGAAGAGTTTGGGTTCACAAGTGATGGGAGGATCATACTGCCTTGTGATACAGCAATGATAGAGTATGTGCTGTGTTTGCTTAGGAGAGAGGCCTCCGAAGATGTTGAGAGAGCACTCCTCAGTTCCATCACAATGACTTGCCGCCACCCAAGCAGAATGGTGCAAGCACCCACTGAACTTAACCAGCAATTTTCTATGTGGAGCACCTGA